In the genome of uncultured Bacteroides sp., the window ATATTGATGTTCATTATAACGGCTTGTGCTCCGACTAAAAAAAAGTATACTTCTTATGAGCAATATCCTATCCGTGAAGATGGTTTAACAGAGATGGAATATACGGCTTCGGGTACGAGTTTTGCTTTGTGGGCTCCAACTGCGGATGAAGTGCGGCTCATGCTTTTCGATTCCGGTTCCGAAGGGCATGCTTATCAAACGGTTCCGATGGCGCTTTTGGCGGATGGAACTTGGAGGGTAACTGTAGCTAAGAATCTGCTTGGTAAATTTTATACTTTTAATGCAAAGATCGATGATAAATGGATGGGTGATACACCTGGTATTAATGCGTGTGCTGTGGGAGTTAATGGTAAACGGGCAGCAATCATCGATATGAGATCTACCGATCCTACAGGATGGGAAACAGACAAGCGTCCTCCACTTAAATCTCCTTCGGATATAATTATTTACGAGATGCATCATCGTGATTTCTCGATGCACACTTCATCGGGTATTAAAAATAAGGGAAAGTATTTGGCTTTGACGGAAAGAGGGACGAAAAATGCGGAGGGACTTTGTACGGGCATTGATCACTTAGTAGAGCTTGGAGTAACTCACGTGCATTTGTTGCCGTCTTTTGATTATGCATCGGTGGATGAAACAAAATTGAAAGATGGTAAATATAACTGGGGATATGATCCGGTAAATTACAATGTTCCGGATGGTTCGTATGCTACGGATCCTTTTACACCGTCGGTGCGCATCAGGGAGTTTAAAGAGATGGTGCAGGCCTTGCATAAAGCAGGCATACGGGTGGTGCTGGATGTGGTGTACAACCATACCTATAATGTAGAAGAGAGTAATTTTGAGCGTACGGTTCCGGGCTATTTTTATCGGCATAAACCGGATGGTACTTTAGCCAATGGCTCAGCTTGTGGCAACGAAACGGCTAGCGAACGGCCGATGATGAGAAAGTTTATGATTGAATCTGTACTCTATTGGATGAGTGAATATCACATCGATGGTTTTCGCTTTGACTTGATGGGAATACACGATATTCAGACAATGAATGATATCCGCAAGGCTGTGAATGCAATCGACCCGTCTGTATTCATCTATGGTGAAGGCTGGGCGGCTGAAGCGCCTCAGTTGCCGGGTAATTTATTGGCGATGAAGGTAAATGCAAAACAGATGCCGGGCATTGCCTTTTTTTCTGATGAATTGCGTGACGGGCTGCGCGGGCCGTTTGATAAGAATAACAAAGGAGGCTTTTTGGCCGGAGTTCCGGGAAACGAGGAAAGTGTCATGTTTGGTATTGTAGGTGGTGTGCAACATCCACAGGTGCATTATGATTCGGTGAATTATAGTAAAACGGCTTGGGCGGGAGAACCGACACAGATGATTAGTTATGTTTCGTGTCACGATGATATGTGCTTGGTAGACAGGCTAAAAGCGAGCGTGCCGGGCATTACTCCCGAACAATTAGTGAAGTTGGATAAGTTAGCTCAGACGGTTGTCTTTACTTCGCAGGGAATACCTTTTATTCTCGCCGGCGAGGAATTGATGCGCGATAAAAAAGGGGTAGCTAATAGTTTTCAAAGCCCTGATTCGATAAATGCTATTGATTGGCGATTGAAAACGATTCATTCTGATGTCTTTGCTTATTATAAAGGATTGATAGCACTTCGCAAAGCACATCCTGCTTTTCGTATGGGCAATGCGGAATTGGTGCGTAAGCATTTAGAGTTTCTGCCAATAGAGGGGAGCAATCTCATCGCTTTCCGATTAAAAGAACATGCCAATGGTGATGCTTTGGAAGATATTATTGTTATTCTCAATGCTCGTTTGCAGCCGGCTAAAGTGGCTGTGTCAGAAGGTAAGTATACTGTATTTTGCAAAGATGGTCTGATAAATGCAGAAGGCTGGTTAGGAACAACCTATGGCCCTGAAGTATATGTTCCTGCGCAGTCCGCTTTGATAATAGGTAAATAGCGCTCTCGCTACTTGCCTGCATACATTCCGATAATACATCCGGTGAATCCACCGGCTTTTTGTGTACTTAGTATGGTACCATCTACCTTTGCGGTAATAATTTGCCAGTGGATTCCGTCAATAGAATAATCAAAATTATACATCCCGGCTTTGCCTGTGATGCGCAGCAAAAGTGGGACGTTTTTTTCTGTCTTTTTCAAAAGATGTGTGCCTGCTTCTTGTTGCTTTCCATCTGTTGTGCTCACTACGGTGAGTACTTCTTTTCTCCCACACTCTGTTTTGCCAACTTACAGGCAGTAAAAATGTTCCTCGGCCAGTGTTATACAAATTATTCGCATAAGGGCGACAGCCTAAAAATACGGCAAATCATTTTCCGGAGGGAGTCTGAATGAGTTCGACATGGCCGGTGCATAGATACCTCCACTTATACGAATGCCATCGAGCTTTAATTGTGAAGGACGATTGAGAACGATTG includes:
- the pulA gene encoding type I pullulanase; translated protein: MKLNDIVVIGILMFIITACAPTKKKYTSYEQYPIREDGLTEMEYTASGTSFALWAPTADEVRLMLFDSGSEGHAYQTVPMALLADGTWRVTVAKNLLGKFYTFNAKIDDKWMGDTPGINACAVGVNGKRAAIIDMRSTDPTGWETDKRPPLKSPSDIIIYEMHHRDFSMHTSSGIKNKGKYLALTERGTKNAEGLCTGIDHLVELGVTHVHLLPSFDYASVDETKLKDGKYNWGYDPVNYNVPDGSYATDPFTPSVRIREFKEMVQALHKAGIRVVLDVVYNHTYNVEESNFERTVPGYFYRHKPDGTLANGSACGNETASERPMMRKFMIESVLYWMSEYHIDGFRFDLMGIHDIQTMNDIRKAVNAIDPSVFIYGEGWAAEAPQLPGNLLAMKVNAKQMPGIAFFSDELRDGLRGPFDKNNKGGFLAGVPGNEESVMFGIVGGVQHPQVHYDSVNYSKTAWAGEPTQMISYVSCHDDMCLVDRLKASVPGITPEQLVKLDKLAQTVVFTSQGIPFILAGEELMRDKKGVANSFQSPDSINAIDWRLKTIHSDVFAYYKGLIALRKAHPAFRMGNAELVRKHLEFLPIEGSNLIAFRLKEHANGDALEDIIVILNARLQPAKVAVSEGKYTVFCKDGLINAEGWLGTTYGPEVYVPAQSALIIGK